The genomic interval cgagacaaAATCAGCGTCAGATGTTTGGAAACAGGTCGTTACTACccacccaaatgtcaaaatattaataGTAAAGGGTAGTAAAAATCTAGTCAGGCTGAAACTGTTCAAAACTTGGAACTGTtaatttccccatgatgcatcattctccagCTAAAACTGATTGGGCAGACCAAACTGTAAATcatagagacttgaaactttcagggctggtagtacttaCAATGACTGCAGACGTCACTGAAGCCCGCcgcgatcggcctgacgggggtgctacattgatcaaaagtacgaaacggtgTCTTCTATTGCATGACAAATTACTCTAAATCTTGCAGTTATGactaaatccactgggtggtgCTGTGGATTAAGTTTAGTGCATTTCCTCACACAGTCGTCTACCTCGTGATGTTTGGAACTACTTCGATCAAAAATGAAACTGATCGTACAAAATGGAGTTTCTGTTGatgaaattaattaatgaaactGAGTTATCATATCACACCACAACAAAAATTGCAAACACTGTTTCGTCGAGGGTTTAAGAACACAAAACAGTGCTTCACTCAAACTTAACACCGTTATCTTTGTCTCCGCAACGTCTCAGCAGGGCGCGTTCTCACCCGAGAGAATATCATTTAACAATATCGTTTCTCTCAATATGACAATGTGAAACAATATAAACACGACAATCTTGTGTGCGCATTCTGTATGATAACCGGCCCGCACCGCTAAATTGGTGTTTCTTTCCACTTGAGCTTatgcttttgttctttttaGTTTAAACATTCTGTTTGTTTTGAAACCTACTGTTACACAAACTGTTTAATGTAAGTGTTGTGTAGCTACATTGCCTAATCGTAAGTTTGTTCAATAATGACACAATAATAGCCTTATAAAAAATTCTCTAATTTCGtcaaaatatgtaatttacatAAACGAATATTCAATTTGAGCCCAAATATtctaatataatacatttaaggaaaataagtatttgaacaccctgctattttgcaagttctcccacttggaggggaggggtctgaaattgtcactGTAGGTGCATGGCCACTGTGAGACATAATCTTGGGGGGgcatccagaaatcacaatctatgcttgttgttttttattaatatttatttgtatgatacagatAAGTAATTGAAAAGCTGCAAATAAGTAATTGAACacctatcagctagaattctgaccctcaagacctgttagtctgcttATAAAATATCCacctccatttattatcctaaattagatgtaCTTTTTTGAAAAGAGCTacgaccaccgtttccaaggttactgttggtaaaacactaaatcatgcatggcacggaaggttcccatgcttaaaccagcacatgtccaggcccatctatgaccatttggatgatccagagtcatgggagaaagtaaTGTGGTCgaatgagaccaaaatagaactttttgatcataattcctagtgttgtagtcaagaccacctaaaccgagaccaagaccaagactttcaagggccaagaccaagacaggccgagaccaagtcaagaccgagaccaatgcatgtccccacacttatgataaaatgtggaatatgcatatgattggcacttctctcgtatgtgtgggtgtaagtgtaccatgagagaagttttgatcaaattatcaaaaggcattgcagctttgtgggaattcatctttttcttctataagcaaataacacttaacttttcGTCAATGGAAGGCACTGAAGACGACGTGTTCATATtgtttacggtctatggtggaCACAAACACCAACCTGACACTAAcagagttttgtgttttgttttgtgaaaagcgctcactcccattttaaaactcaaagttccctaagaatgctaatctggatgaggtattaatctcagacacagtccattatgtcttaaatgaattTGAATAACAGGAGGTAGAAtatgtatcatacagatatgcattagtatgctgcttaagcaaattattttatatatgtacatatttttcatttacaaattgaaaatgttattgtgcagctttattgtgcaacaacaaggaaaagaaaccctgtacttgcattatgtatgatctcttatcttgatgtttcttttgttccaacaggttgaattgttttggtatataatcatatcaatattagaaatagTATTAACAGTGCTCTTTATATGccttcagctgtggtcttgaccggtcttgagacaaaatccaGAGTCATCTTCgaccgagacgagaccgagtaaaaatgcggtcgataccgagacgagaccaagacctttaaaaagtggtctcgagaccgatctcgagtactacaacactaataattccactaaatgtgTTTGTAGGAAGAAGattgagtaccatcccaagaacaccatccctactgtgaagcatgggggttgTAGcctcatgctttgggggtgtttttctgcacatgggatagggcgactgcactgtattaaggagaggatgaccggggccatgtattgcgagattttggggaacaacctcagttagagcattgaagatgggtcaaggctgggtcttccaacatgacaatgacccgaagcagcTTTTTTGATGCACACCCAGGACTGGCTCTGTAAGAATCATAttaaggttctggcgtggcctagccagtctccagacctaaacccaatagagaatctttggagggagctcaaactctgtttctcagcaacaggccagaaacctgattGATCTAATGATCTGTgtggagtgggccaaaatccctcctgcagtgtgtgcaaacctggtgaaaaactacaggagatgtttgacctctgtaattgcaaacaaaggctactgtaccaaatattaacattgattttctcaggtgttcaaatactggCCCCGGTTTTTATTAGgaggccttaagtactatgtacttacatcaaaaaataagtacaatgtacttactgtgtttaATCTGTATTACGAAGcgcttttgctgatattgaggtgggatacaggtagagttggacaggtgtggtgggatgggtaagtttaagtgtagggttaggtttaaagggggggtgaaatactcactttcagtcagtgtcatgtcaatcttgagtacctatagagtagcattgcatcctgcatatctctgaaaagtctttattttttttaataattatataagaaagatgcgctgttccgagtctttcagaaaaagccgagcgggtgggggcgtatcgtgagCGGATGACGAGTGCGCGCCGCTggtattgtgttgagtgcgtcgtaaagctgtgtcatccctaacagcgggaaaactttattcaaaataaaaaaatggcttttaatcagatacagccatacatctatgatccggaatcagacccagaggctgaagttgaacaggagtagcagcaaaaacgactagagcaggacgtctctgtggtacaagttatacactaactatgtaatatgcttagcggcttgtgttatttacatatttatacttgaattatatcgtcgtattttttttctttgaaggtgtacatgtgggaagtgcagttgtgcacgtatgtgtgtttacgcgtggtttgtgtagacaattgtagttaacggactggttttgcacagcaggctagtgtttacatagaaagacaaggaatagtagcgcatttgaatgaagaagcacgcttaTTTAGTGTATCATTTTTCCCCACtctgtattgttgtttggagtgcttttacaatacacaaacataaagttacacatatagtggccagctaaacaaatgtacacgtactacacatcgcatgctccattgatcaattaactatacgtgatcatgtttgggctacttgatgggcataggcaaaaacagacatttgaagcagtcttatgggtcctgcacactgcttttttttttttttttttttttttttttttttttttttttttaaatcctttgcaactgtcccttgtcagactgtacgaacatgatcgccatgtcacactgtaagatctcagttgacattaatgtcagactgcacgatagtgaaggcgcgctaaaaacggacgcgcgcaagaaaactcacccggagttcaTATCATCagtgaatgacgcgttcagtgacggtgagctgcattacacgcgggactgaaatgctggctacaaagaagtctctagcactcgttttggtcatagtttgtcttgaaaaagggagatatttgacggtcgtcgtagaagtcacactgcaggattctgtgccaaatcttctgacactgccagaatttcgtctgaggtaaaatttgatcgcagcgctcattaatcggctgccggtgaacatgtcaaactaacgaccaaagacgtcagattttagcctaggatcagaggaatcttttaggatttgctaaatttgtcccagacggccaaatcgtggccaaaatcgcacagtgtgcacccggcttcactcaccgcctgcagttctaacgttgggacctttatcgttgggactgctccatcattcagcattaggcatcggaaaatccggcctcgaactgggccttgtttatgaaacagtttgcaccgaaatgcagtgaacagactTAAACCTTTGCggaactcagttgctgatccggaaaagcaatttccatccactgttgccttaacgcggggtttttttggcaatctgtacagggctgtcttggtctggcaaccaaaaacgcactttttttagtgacattgttaatttcttgaagtcacatcacctgtgcagcgcagcctacgagccagctcTTTGATGccagcctgttgctttcgcactctcacactcttccggtagaattgcccgtacggcccatacaaggaaattccgacctattaacgtcaagtggacccatgatcgaaaaaaacttgccgaaacttatgactaaccggaagtagtatttttgacaaagaaatactcccatcaaacgtccaccttaacttttgaaactttgtccatgtttagtatgggattccaagtctttaacagtgtaaaaagatcagtatgcatgaaacagcatttcaccccccctttaagggaagtgccaactgtgtaattacaaatgtaactacagaaattaattagagACGTAAttgcatgcaggtatttttGTTAGGACAATGTAAAAACGTACAGTAAGTGAATTGTATCAAATGataaattacaatgttagtacatggtagttaaggccacctaatataaagtgggtcccaaatacttatttgcagctgtatcatacaattaaatagtttaaaaatcagacatttGTGTGCGTATACATGCACATTCTTAAGCCggttatgcctaataagccgacagtGAAACCTGGTCATGTAAATGCTGTAACCTTCTTTTATCAGACACTTTAGTGACTGCACTTTTGTACTCTTTCAGACCCCTTTAGTGTTGGGGGGTGAAATTGAACAAAACTGACAATTTTTCCTGTACTGTAATTTTTCTAGTGTTGTAAATGTCAAACTTATATTATCTATATCAGTTTATATATTGGTTATTGGGCACAAACACTAAACGGCAAATTATTGGTTTATAAAATGTCTGTCTGTCCTCTGTTTCTTTGTCTCTAGTGCAAATGTAAAGAAATGCTTTGGAAAGTTCTTTGACCAATCACTAAGTACACTTAAAATCCTTTCTCTCCCCCCTTGcaccataaatatatatatatatatatatatatatatatatatatatatatatatatatatatatatatatatatatatatatatatatatatatctctagTTGTCTGATGGATGGACCGATTACAGGCTCAAGGTCTCGTTTCCTGCCCCGAATCCAAAATGACAAACTCCAACTCCAGTTGGATGCCTTCAAGTTCCACCAAGCGGCGAGGCCAGAGGTGTGTATAGTTTACaaacattaaaggtgccctagaaggATTTGAAACTGTTCAATTGTTCTCTGacatctacatagagggtatgtggcttatttaagggcaaaaattgtccagatacagttttacaggtccatttacaaccctataaattgtccctaggatgtactgctctgtttttgccttatttggaagggtcataaATATTAATGACCTTTCCAAATAAGCTCTAGCTTagttcagcagctcacagcagttcagtaaagCAGCTCGTAAGTCCTGATAGAACACAggccgactgaatgacactaagCAAAAAATCTCAAATGAGAATTGATAAAATGAATACTACTTTTGGTGTTTGCAGATCATCCGGGCGCGAGAGCTCATGTGCTTCCGGTTGCCAGATTtgtcatttaaatcccccaaacagagcttttctgtgaaactcgtatactatccggtgttttacataaacatgtccaatctgacaaccatatgcacgcgagctctctctcgtgcacggatgatctgaaaacaccaataaacaagtaggctgtcAGATGGGcttttgagatgttctgcttagtgTCATCCAATCTaaattttagacttgtcttttcgtcaacgatattgcatgtttatataacgttagtcacaatgtaggctaatgttacgcagtgactgtgatgtactctgaaagcatgcaaaaacatcataggcctacttcagttctcaaaaatataaatatataactttacaaaatgaatagccttgtcaaatgacttgtcgttttaacttgtatggtggaaaaggtgacgtttgctggaaggatcaagtgaacgatctgtaagcaacgcatctgcggttttattttgtaatgcaaaattatattaacctaagaaactttcaatttaatcagaaattgtttaaacagtcaataagtggataatcGCTACTTACTCCTTGCAGGAATACCGTTGTAATTGACAcgttcttcagtttaagacgctgagtgacgcttgcttgaaatgggccaaacgaacgatttgtggtatccgattataataacaTCAACCatgatgaattttttttttttatttatttatttatttatttttaaatctgtgggaagggtacaaaagtctcctgcacagcctggaacatgacatgtgtccatgagagatgttttttttttaacctgcaGTCTCGATGATTCGGCTGCAGTTTtgcctgacaatgcacatgtttggatggatgcaaatgttggggccgtgcatataaatgatccccaacacttgcatcacggttgggtttctgttgagaagcacttttccgtggtgtttttgatttacaaGATTTACATAATTAGGAGGCAaaggtgtttgagactcacaggatgtgatgtccatgtacagaactcttatttcactatggcgaggttaattcaatttttcattctagggcaccttaaTGTTCTATTTGCCCTTTTTAATAATGGATGGAAAAAGTGGTTGTTGTACAAATTCACATTCATACATGTTCCATTTGAGTTCAAATTAACACTTCTTATTTTGTGCAGATGTACATCACTTGTAATCTTCAAGTTTACCCTGTAATGGATGCAGTTAACCCCTTTCATAAAGCATGCTCCTTTATTGATGGAAGGTGTGAAGCTTTGCTTActtcaatatttttttctttcccttTTGTCTATTGTCTAGTAAAGTTTTACATAACTTATCAtgcaaactgtattttctatcgtattttataataatttttatataactatttatttaaattagttttataaataactatttattttgtgtgtgtatttttttttttttgtctttggggaaccaaccttaagttgttgttttttaactcCCTCCTTTATTTAACAAGTTGGAAGTCTGCAGATGGAGGTGACTGGGCTTGTTACAGCTGCCAAGGAACAAAAGAGTATGCACCATCCTTCCAGTCCACACTGCAATCTGGGCCACCTCCAGCTCCCAGACCAGACCAGAACTCTTCCCAAAAGCCCAACAAATTCCAGCCCAGAATTCAAGAGAGTTCTGAAAGTCATTTTAGTTCCTTGCTAACATCAAGTGAGCCTATTCTTTCTTGGAGGAACTTGGTTCTCCCACAGGAGGAAGATGAGGAAATTAGTTCAGCACTCCCAGGTATCATAATTTGTCTCCATTTGTTAAAGAGCCatttaaactgtattttaaaGCCGAGATGGACAAACATGTTTGCACtaaccatttttaaaaatgttgctcTGTATCAATAGGATGGGAACAGGAGAAAATGGTGGGTCCATTGGCCATCTTTGCAAAGAAAAGCAAAATTGGATTTCTGGCTCCTCCTAGAGTGAAGGAGGGTGTTCCTTCTCTCCCTTCTCTCAGTCAAGATAAGAAACCAATGCCGCATAGTAGCCTATGGAAGAATGGTGTCACTGCTGAGATAGGTTTGTATACAACTCCATACAATCTCTTTACTTAGGTCAAAAACAATGACTATCTAGGACATATGTAAGTCTCTGAAGTGATTTTCAATTAGTTTAAATTGTTCACACACAAAGTCATTAATGTAAATTGTGTTGACAAACTGATGACACTGGATTTTTATAACATTACCATAATATATAACAAGTAcataaagctgcagtctgtaactttttttcaatttacaaaatgtatatcATCAAGTACATCATAAATACAATTTCCAAACAGTGTTTTTGTCTTAGTcagaatataaaaatgtattaagtgTACTGTAGTGATTCAGGATATTTTTGGTTTTGACTGTACTACTGCAGACTAGCCCAGTACCTGTTACTTGTCATGGACATAGAGATGTAGATCCTGCTACAAAATTATTCCACAAGACTCGTGCAGTTTTGTTCCTTAACCATTTGAGTGCCAAAAGTAATGCCAGTTTCGCACGTGTTGTGGTGCGTGTGCAGTGTGGTGCCGCACACCCTGTTGTCAtatcacatatgctgcgtttgcgtTTGCGTCTGCGTTTGCGCAACTGATCCACTGTTGCAGACCACaaatacagcatttattaatttatttcaaatccaaaagtttttactgaacatggctcgtcagaattgcaattctctttgttgaCTCTTTCATAGAAGTCAGGTTTTAACGTACTACAGCGAAACGTTTTATTCAattcattcatatttatatagcctagtgCTTTGcgcacacaagtggcaaaacatttaaatataggATAGtctaaaatcacaaacattttaaattagaaatgtacaataggctattcaaaaacagccggcTCACCTATTTCCTTTTGTTTTTAAACCTTTCGTTTTTGTTTTCCACCTCCATGAAAGGAGTgccaatttatttatttcctccTCCATTATggcaatttattttatttttttaaaccttaatgccaggtaaggtgtcgtttacCTGCTTTACCCgaggaagaaaaaaagccatgtgttgaaacgagtatatttaaaatcatatgcatccgtgttgaaattactagatttttgcATTAGTACACGTTTATTTTAATGCGCACAATGTTttgtcactttaatgcagcagtgcagcacagcaaaaaatagactctgTACGGAAACGAGtggtgcactgctgcagactggaACTGACTGACGGaaagcatccgcgtgcagtatGAAAGCTGTAATCCATtaaacatgggtacggaaaaaatacGAACTGCAAATGGAGTACGTGTGAAACAGGCGtaatggactgcagctttaatcaagtggttaaatgtaaaaaataaaataaaaaaaataaaaaaaataaaaaatatatgtatatataattaaacattttaatcgttGCCCAGCACTAAATAATAATCGTATGATtctctgtgattaatcgcagtatgtgcaaaatacaataattaataattaatacaaaagtgctgctaaatgaacaaaagtgtaaaaacatatggtttgcaaacactttaaacaaataaggtgctttttacagcagttaaaagttagtaacagttacaatatttagtgtaaatatcaacttaaacattaagttaatcaaattaaattaaattggtggtatatatctattgattctgtagtaatattctcagtgttctgtcagctttaacataggcctacttaaatctgcatatttgtgatattcaccccaaggcgttatttaattttataaaggccatttttttttaaatcttcttAAATGTTTGCATCTTTTCctgttaaattcttacatttgattaatgaattcagttataatagtaaaaacactaggttgttaccaatcaaattaaattatttattgcagctgtatttttttgcagtttaaattgtTATAAGATTGatattctaaataaaacatgcaatcatacttttaaacataaccgccaatagggggcagcaagtgatcgtcttcataagtgagtcattgagtcatttattcaaatgattcattcaaaacgctgaatcatttagTATCAAAACACCGCGCTGTTGCTTTCCTCTGAAATTATTTTCGTCAgtgaaatcatgggtgaaatggaacaaaaaaaggttgtttggatctaaaatgtaagtaacttaatattaattagactacttgtttattgaaataggctacaccattcatgctacacaatttacgattgcaaagtcgacttgtgttattaacaatatcataaattataaatatcaacaactacaaaaCTCTTTCTTCTGTGCGTTTATATTGCTGCTCAATTGACCCTTTGCTAAGCCACACCCGAAAACCGCCACCGGCCAATCGTGGCTTAGCAACCGTAACTAGTCGCGGAAGGTCTGTCAAGCTTTCGAGTGAGGGAAACATGCCGATGCGACCCCTGTGCGTATGGATTGTGCAAATTGGATGCCTATCCTAAATGTTTGGATGCAGGGTGTAATTTTTGTCCTTCCCCAAACATAAAACTGAATGTAAGAAATGCCAGGCGTGAATCAAGCAGTGTGTGAGACCTCATTCACAACTAACGTTAGATATAGACAGGATTAACAAAAACACCTAAGTTTGCTTCAAGGAACTGAAAAAACATGAGGATTTTGACTGATTCAAATTATTACATATGATGCAATATATAGACTATAAAAAggctttatttattaattttatatatcgTTTATAGTTTTAgacaaaatgtgtgcaaattaaGACCATCATATAAGGATTgttgattataataataaaaccatgTTTGAGAGAGTGACTTTCTGTTTATATAAGGTTTTAGTAACTGTGTGGTTTTTGAGTGGCTCAGATCCGTATCTCTGGCTAAtacatactgtaatagacgtgcCAGAAGTGAAATTTTGACAGgcgtagcaacagtaactaaggggggcggggcttagcgaagggtcaattgttttgatttctccacatATCTCTGACAAAGAGAGAGGCAGCACGAGCCTCAACGTGACTTGTTAACGTACCAGAGGCAGAGATGCACTCCTCAATTGCTGTTtgcattgaatataataaaaacaaccaaaaaatcTGGATAATTCTCGCAtttttggttatttttatattttatttgtcccagacaaagaatgCCAAGCCCTTGGCTTAGGCTACAGACAGCACTATATTCTCctgtgaccaatggtttgtctgtatgtgtattcagaggcagtgagcaatggcctttcaatataataataaataactgcgTTAATGCGCAATAAAATAATTGGCGATAGCGCgttaacttgcccagccctaatatatgtgtgtatataataataataataatacattttatttataatgcactttatattaaacaaaatctcaatctatatgtatgtgtatatatgttatGATTTGGAAAAACTTCAAGTAGTAGGTTATGGTTGTTAAAATGCTTATAACTACTGAACTGCAGCCTAAAATAAAATCTCCATCAGACCAAGTGGGTGGTGCCACTAGTCCACCCTCATGGGTATCCATTGAACAACCCAATATCACGGAAAGTGAACCAGATTCCAAGAAGCTGGAGGAGGAAGATGATGGATATGATGGTGAAGATAAAGACTATGATGACTATGAAGAGAAAAACGAGGCAAAAGAGTCTGATCAAGGCATGTGGAAGTCTAGAGTCTTGCCAGAAGAAGGTACAAAAAGGCACAACTGGCATGGTATTTGTTTCTTGAAGCTTTATTTGATGGTGTTACATATGTTTGTTCATGGAATAATTTCTTGCAGATTTGAAAGATCTCTTCACAACTCGTCCCTCTAACAACGATGAAGACTCTGGACTGCATACATTGGGTACAAGCCCTTCCCTACCAGATGAGGAGCCAGCTGTTATGCATCACCCTCCAAAGGACTCCTGAACTTCTAAACCAAATGTTATAAATCCTGACAAAAATGTATCAATCTAACTGAGGTGGAGGAATACTTGGTTCATAAAGCACACAAGCAGGAAACGAGGCATATGGGACGTTTCACCCTTTACCCTTATTTggtcataaataaaaaataaaaaatgatttgtCTTAGTGTCAGTTTATTACTGCATGTACAAAACAAACTATACTATTAAAGACTGCTGTAATGAGAACACTCAATTTCATTTGAGTGATACCATTTTAAAAAGGGATTAAAAGCTACAAAGACCTTGTTTTAAATACTGATGCACTACTAAGGTGAGTGCAGCTGGTGTTTAAAGTGGGTTCAGAAAATGCCTGAGTGTTAATGTAGCGTTAGACATCTCAGCAGCAGTCTATCGCGTATCAGTCACCAAAATGATTAACTTATTCACGGGAGAAAAATCAGAGACCACCATCATCTGTTGAACTCACAGCAGCGCACTGCTTTTTTTCTTGTACGCATGCTCACAACATACACAGCACACAAGGCACGCACGTTTCAATGACGTCAATGCGTAGAATATAACATGGCTTTGCCACTTATACTTATTCAAGTATGCTTAACACTCCCACTCAGACATGTTTATAGCATTCTATAGtagcaaacaaaaaaactttaaaaaaaacattttgtatacTGTCAGTAAtctcaactttttaaaaataaaataaacacatctGCAAGTTCACATTATTCTAACAAATACCTCTTGATGTTCTTAAACTTAACCTTGGTGATCGGCTTGGTAAGGATGTCAGCTACCATGTTAGCAGTAGTACAATATTGTATagatatttggtaacactttagaatactgtttctttcttaatgcataactaataaagagtt from Pseudorasbora parva isolate DD20220531a chromosome 3, ASM2467924v1, whole genome shotgun sequence carries:
- the LOC137070642 gene encoding zona pellucida sperm-binding protein 3-like encodes the protein MKTESLILHLLFLTLAAEFSDVRASQLSSDPPIPYPSQSQMREPFQIKQQAKDSLGRQITRVKTVAVICHENYMEIAIKDDLFDVGLPVDASELRLGADSQFIPSCKVTAFSNNEYIISAELTDCGTQHWITDDSLIYTNLLIFTPQPSPDGVVRLEQAVVPIECYYSRRYDVTSNPITPTWIPYISKQSAVEDLQFSLKLMTSDWHSERASAVYFLGDIINMEASVRLGHHNNLRIYLESCVATVTPDNNSVPRYTFIENHGCLMDGPITGSRSRFLPRIQNDKLQLQLDAFKFHQAARPEMYITCNLQVYPVMDAVNPFHKACSFIDGSWKSADGGDWACYSCQGTKEYAPSFQSTLQSGPPPAPRPDQNSSQKPNKFQPRIQESSESHFSSLLTSSEPILSWRNLVLPQEEDEEISSALPGWEQEKMVGPLAIFAKKSKIGFLAPPRVKEGVPSLPSLSQDKKPMPHSSLWKNGVTAEIDQVGGATSPPSWVSIEQPNITESEPDSKKLEEEDDGYDGEDKDYDDYEEKNEAKESDQGMWKSRVLPEEDLKDLFTTRPSNNDEDSGLHTLGTSPSLPDEEPAVMHHPPKDS